A genome region from Sebastes umbrosus isolate fSebUmb1 chromosome 22, fSebUmb1.pri, whole genome shotgun sequence includes the following:
- the LOC119481756 gene encoding complement factor I-like: protein MFVFVRMTSAGLSPLLLLFLISHYLMLSTQSSTPNTDEFLGPIECLERNFTRESCDLVFCSPWQYCIDGRCTCKPAYLCPSEGVAPVCSRANRQLLSYCQAMAVSCQTKRPFMSHFGETCRADQPKFRGSIEQGTEVVRLFVPGTGSTEGGGEELLVCPELWDMAAANVACKEDGHPLGAAFSGTVSYVSLTSYHDDQQLPVKCVSVRCQGYENSLAECVIYDKTVIDNRDVATATCVQPSGEECEFRCVNRKCVSLSQTCDGVDDCGDRSDEMCCEKCRNGAFRCSTGVCLHKEAVGDGQIDCLDGEDESKKHTKPLPLLTNTEYISPKNETRANRVHLESKLNCGIPQTSSVDQEERGGGGRFKRVVGGQPTQPTQIQWQVALQMNRRIQCGGAYIGDCWVITAAHCLGTKPSLSITEDGVSGQERDTNQKPNLAKLFVKLSLWKKVMHQASTDIVPVHDVHIHPKYNPNTHKNDIALVQLEKLPFNDKCFEDSPTISPVCVPWTTRLFHPNHTCTISGWGQDAGGRLSRVLQWASVSLIEDCQRFHNDSIKPGMICAGDLNGRVDACEGDNGGPLVCEDELGVSYLWGIVSWGRGCGRPRSPGVYTQVAHYFEWIRFHTGWPAVTRFNSQ from the exons atgtttgtgtttgtcaggATGACATCGGCTGGactttctcctctcctgctgTTGTTTCTCATCTCTCACTACCTCATG CTCTCGACACAAAGCTCCACCCCAAACACTGACGAGTTTCTGGGACCGATCGAGTGTCTTGAAAGGAA cTTTACTCGTGAGTCATGTGACCTGGTGTTTTGCAGTCCGTGGCAGTATTGCATAGACGGACGATGCACCTGCAAACCGGCCTATCTGTGTCCCAGCGAGGGCGTGGCCCCGGTCTGTAGCCGTGCCAACAGGCAGCTCCTGTCGTATTGCCAG GCAATGGCTGTTTCCTGTCAGACCAAGAGACCCTTCATGTCCCATTTTGGGGAAACCTGCAGAG CCGATCAACCAAAGTTCAGAGGTTCAATAGAGCAAGGCACAGAAGTGGTCAGGCTCTTTGTTCCCGGCACTGGGAGCACTGAAGGAGGTGGCGAGGAGTTACTGGTGTGTCCGGAGCTGTGGGACATGGCTGCTGCTAACGTGGCCTGCAAGGAGGACGGACACCCACT tgGTGCCGCGTTCTCCGGTACCGTGTCATACGTTTCCCTGACGAGCTACCATGACGACCAGCAGTTGCCGGTCAAATGTGTGAGCGTCCGTTGCCAGGGTTACGAGAACTCACTGGCAGAATGTGTGATCTACGACAAGACCGTCATTGACAACAGGGATGTCGCTACGGCAACCTGCGTCCAGCCATCAG gtgagGAGTGTGAATTCAGGTGTGtgaacaggaagtgtgtgtctCTCAGTCAGACGTGTGACGGAGTCGACGACTGCGGCGACCGCAGTGACGAGATGTGCTGCGAGA AATGCAGAAACGGAGCTTTCCGCTGCAGCACAGGTGTTTGTTTGCATAAAGAAGCAGTTGGTGACGGACAGATCGACTGTCTGGATGGCGAGGACGAATCAAAGAAACACACTA AGCCACTTCCTCTTCTCACGAACACAG agTACATCTCTCCAAAAAACG AAACTAGGGCCAACAGAGTGCATCTGGAGTCCAAGTTGAACTGTGGGATTCCTCAAACAAGCAGCGTGGACCAagaggagcgaggaggaggaggccgctTCAAGAGAGTGGTAGGAGGACAGCCAACACAACCG ACTCAGATCCAGTGGCAGGTCGCTCTACAGATGAACAGAAGGATTCAATGTGGAGGAGCTTATATCGGAGACTGCTGGGTAATCACTGCTGCTCACTGCCTCGG gACAAAACCTTCTCTCTCGATCACCGAAGACGGAGTTTCTGGTCAAGAGAGAGACACCAACCAAAA GCCTAACCTCGCTAAATTGTTTGTGAAGTTATCTCTCTGGAAGAAGGTCATGCATCAGGCCTCTACAGATATTGTTCCTGTTCACGATGTCCACATCCACCCTAA gtACAACCCCAACACCCATAAGAATGACATCGCTCTGGTGCAGCTGGAGAAGCTTCCGTTCAACGACAAATGTTTTGAGGACAGCCCGACCATCAGTCCTGTCTGCGTTCCCTGGACCACCAGGCTCTTCCATCCCAACCACACCTGCACCATCTCTGGATGGGGGCAGGATGCAG GTGGTAGACTGTCCCGGGTCCTACAGTGGGCCAGCGTGTCCCTCATTGAAGACTGTCAGAGATTCCATAATGACAGCATTAAACCCGGCATGATCTGTGCAG gtgatcTGAACGGGAGAGTGGACGCCTGTGAGGGGGATAATGGAGGTCCTCTGGTGTGTGAGGATGAACTGGGTGTTTCTTACCTGTGGGGCATCGTCAGCTGGGGGCGGGGATGTGGCCGGCCGAGATCTCCAGGAGTTTATACGCAG GTCGCTCATTACTTTGAGTGGATCAGATTTCATACAGGGTGGCCTGCTGTGACGAGGTTCAACTCCCAATAA